A region from the Melioribacter roseus P3M-2 genome encodes:
- the def gene encoding peptide deformylase gives MAVLPIKIYGSKILREKAKKIEQIDDTVIDYIRNMFETMRKAYGVGLAANQVGIDKSIFVIDLKDVEGYEKFKPLVMINPEIIEESDEFVSMEEGCLSLPTLRADVERPKEIKVRYLDTDENIQEMEASDFLARVILHEYDHLIGKMIPDRVADEVKKQLKEQLEKIRKKEVEIDYPVSD, from the coding sequence ATGGCTGTTTTACCCATTAAAATATACGGCAGTAAGATACTCAGAGAGAAAGCAAAGAAAATCGAACAGATAGACGATACCGTTATCGACTATATTCGAAATATGTTCGAAACCATGCGTAAAGCATACGGAGTAGGACTGGCTGCTAATCAGGTGGGCATCGACAAATCCATCTTTGTTATCGATTTGAAAGATGTGGAAGGATATGAAAAATTCAAACCGCTGGTAATGATTAATCCGGAAATTATCGAAGAATCGGATGAATTTGTATCGATGGAAGAAGGGTGCCTCAGTTTGCCCACATTACGCGCCGACGTCGAAAGACCGAAAGAAATTAAGGTTAGATATCTCGACACGGACGAAAATATTCAGGAAATGGAAGCTTCCGACTTCTTAGCCCGTGTTATACTGCATGAGTACGATCACTTGATCGGGAAAATGATACCCGACAGAGTTGCCGACGAAGTTAAAAAGCAACTTAAAGAACAACTCGAAAAGATTCGCAAAAAAGAAGTTGAAATCGACTATCCGGTATCGGACTAA
- the fmt gene encoding methionyl-tRNA formyltransferase gives MNLVFMGTPDFAVPSLERLIDSRHNVKLVVTAPDKERGRGRKVTPTPIKEVALSNNIEVVTPSDLTDDSFLNLLKEINADLFVVVAFRILPAKVFTIPAAGTINLHGSLLPKYRGAAPIQWALINGDTETGLTTFFIDEKVDTGNIIMQQKVRIEENDDYGSLYNKMKIEGAELLLKTVDLIESGNYTLQKQDPEHVTMAPKITKELCRIDWNLPAKKIHNLIRGLSPQPGAFFVLNDKAYKVYKSAVVKEPILKPAEILQTKNEIFIGTGEGTLQIIRIKPEGRKTMTSEEFLRGYSLI, from the coding sequence TTGAATTTGGTTTTTATGGGTACGCCCGACTTTGCCGTCCCTTCTCTGGAACGCCTGATCGATAGCCGTCATAATGTTAAGCTTGTAGTAACCGCTCCCGATAAAGAAAGAGGACGAGGTCGTAAAGTTACGCCTACTCCGATAAAAGAAGTAGCGCTCAGCAATAATATTGAAGTCGTTACTCCTTCGGATTTAACAGATGATTCTTTTCTTAACCTACTGAAAGAAATAAATGCCGATTTGTTTGTGGTAGTAGCATTCAGAATACTTCCCGCAAAAGTATTTACAATTCCAGCTGCCGGAACGATTAACCTGCACGGTTCGCTTCTTCCGAAGTACCGCGGCGCGGCGCCCATTCAATGGGCTTTAATTAACGGAGATACAGAAACTGGATTGACCACTTTTTTTATAGATGAGAAAGTAGACACAGGCAATATTATTATGCAGCAAAAAGTAAGAATTGAAGAAAACGACGATTACGGCTCTCTGTACAATAAAATGAAGATAGAAGGGGCTGAATTGCTCCTTAAAACGGTTGATTTGATTGAATCCGGAAATTATACTTTGCAAAAGCAAGATCCTGAACATGTTACTATGGCTCCGAAAATTACTAAAGAATTATGCCGTATCGATTGGAATTTGCCTGCGAAGAAAATTCATAATTTAATCAGAGGGCTTTCGCCTCAGCCGGGAGCCTTTTTTGTACTCAATGATAAAGCATATAAAGTATATAAATCAGCGGTTGTCAAAGAACCGATTCTCAAGCCGGCCGAAATTCTTCAGACAAAAAATGAAATTTTTATCGGAACGGGAGAGGGTACGCTGCAAATTATTCGAATTAAACCCGAAGGGAGAAAAACTATGACTTCGGAAGAATTCCTGCGCGGGTATTCACTAATTTAA
- a CDS encoding PLP-dependent cysteine synthase family protein — translation MRNFCYQNILDAIGRTPIVKLNNISKDLKADIYAKLEFMNPGGSIKDRIAKYMIEKAEREGKIKPGDTIIENSSGNTALGLAIVCRQKGYNLKIVIRNTTSKEKIKMLEILGVDVIKVDANLPPEDPNSYNNYTLNYAKSNPSVYYIDQHNNLDNNEAHYMTTGPEIWEQMNGKIDYLIGAFGTGGTISGTGRFLKEKNPEVKVIGVDPVGSVFYEYFKNKKLIKPSRYLIEGMGDEFLIKTAQFEYLDDMYQVDDRKAIGWTKKLAYEEGIIAGGSSGANIWAAVKLAKEIDKPANIVTVICDSGYKYFSTIYNDDWLAEHNLI, via the coding sequence ATGAGAAATTTTTGCTATCAAAATATTCTGGATGCAATTGGCAGAACGCCAATAGTCAAATTAAACAATATATCCAAAGATCTCAAAGCCGACATTTATGCCAAGCTTGAATTTATGAATCCAGGCGGCAGTATTAAGGACAGAATTGCCAAGTATATGATTGAGAAAGCCGAAAGGGAGGGGAAAATTAAACCCGGAGATACAATTATCGAAAATTCTTCGGGAAATACGGCTCTCGGATTGGCTATCGTTTGCCGTCAAAAGGGTTATAATTTGAAAATCGTAATCAGGAATACTACCAGCAAGGAAAAGATTAAAATGCTCGAAATTTTAGGAGTCGATGTAATTAAAGTAGATGCGAATCTGCCCCCCGAAGACCCGAACTCGTACAACAATTATACGCTTAATTATGCGAAATCAAATCCATCTGTTTATTATATCGACCAGCATAATAATCTTGATAATAACGAAGCTCATTATATGACCACCGGACCAGAAATATGGGAACAGATGAACGGCAAAATCGACTATTTGATAGGAGCTTTCGGCACGGGAGGAACAATTTCGGGTACGGGCAGATTTCTAAAAGAAAAAAATCCGGAAGTTAAAGTTATAGGCGTCGACCCTGTCGGTTCGGTATTCTATGAATATTTTAAAAATAAAAAGTTGATAAAACCTTCGCGATATTTGATCGAAGGCATGGGCGACGAGTTTCTTATTAAAACAGCTCAATTCGAGTATCTCGACGATATGTATCAGGTCGACGACAGGAAAGCTATCGGCTGGACAAAAAAATTGGCCTACGAAGAAGGCATAATAGCGGGAGGTTCGAGCGGCGCAAATATTTGGGCTGCCGTTAAATTAGCAAAAGAAATCGACAAGCCTGCAAATATCGTTACAGTCATTTGCGACAGCGGATATAAATATTTTTCCACTATCTATAACGACGATTGGCTCGCCGAGCACAATCTGATCTAA
- a CDS encoding trans-sulfuration enzyme family protein, which translates to MSKEKKNNQIIDESKYSMGTHLIYGKYKTDKWDYAHHVTAPISSSTTFRLDSVERGAQGFSQFANTKIFGEGQPIFIYDRLGEPNKDMLEENIAYVEKGEMAVSFASGMGAISAILGILTKSGDEIITHNTLYGCTLSLLSNWYPRYNIKWNPVDLNNPDNIYSMLTENTKVIYFETPANPNLEIIDIAKVREIVDKINSQRNPESRINIVIDNTFATPYCQRPIELGADFVVHSLTKGIGGFGTDMGGIVIGRKEYQDMLQLYRKDFGAVLNPKSAWSILTYGLPTLPIRMKKQIETAAKIAEFLNTHPKVEFVNYPGLKNFKHYELAKKQMVDFEGNFAPGSLIYFVVKGASPLESKNNGIKLMDYAAEHAYTMTLAVSLGHTRTLIEHPASMTHSVVPPEQLADRGIDAGGIRIAVGLENADDIIQDLENSLKVI; encoded by the coding sequence ATGTCCAAAGAAAAAAAGAACAATCAGATAATCGATGAATCGAAATATTCGATGGGCACTCATCTGATATACGGGAAATACAAAACCGATAAATGGGACTATGCTCATCACGTAACGGCTCCGATTTCATCTTCCACTACATTCAGACTCGATTCGGTTGAAAGGGGGGCGCAGGGTTTTTCGCAATTTGCAAACACAAAGATTTTCGGAGAAGGTCAGCCGATTTTCATCTATGACCGTCTCGGAGAGCCGAATAAGGATATGCTCGAAGAAAATATAGCCTATGTCGAAAAAGGCGAAATGGCGGTCAGTTTTGCCAGCGGTATGGGAGCAATTTCTGCAATCCTCGGAATCCTTACGAAATCGGGCGACGAAATTATTACGCACAATACTTTGTACGGTTGTACTCTGTCTTTGTTGAGTAACTGGTATCCGAGGTATAACATCAAATGGAATCCCGTCGACTTGAATAATCCAGATAATATCTACTCAATGCTAACGGAGAATACTAAAGTTATTTATTTTGAGACCCCGGCTAATCCCAACCTTGAAATTATCGACATAGCCAAAGTTCGCGAGATTGTCGATAAAATAAATTCTCAAAGGAACCCTGAAAGCAGGATTAATATAGTAATCGACAATACATTTGCCACGCCTTACTGTCAAAGACCGATAGAACTGGGAGCCGATTTTGTCGTTCACTCGCTTACAAAAGGGATAGGCGGTTTTGGCACCGATATGGGCGGAATTGTAATCGGCAGGAAGGAATATCAGGATATGCTGCAATTGTACAGAAAAGATTTCGGCGCCGTGCTCAATCCAAAGAGCGCATGGTCTATTTTAACATACGGGCTGCCCACGCTTCCAATCCGAATGAAAAAACAAATTGAAACTGCTGCGAAAATAGCAGAATTTCTGAATACTCATCCTAAAGTCGAGTTTGTAAATTATCCGGGTTTGAAAAACTTTAAACATTATGAATTGGCAAAAAAACAGATGGTCGATTTCGAAGGAAATTTTGCCCCCGGCAGTTTGATTTATTTCGTAGTCAAAGGCGCTTCTCCGCTCGAAAGTAAGAATAACGGCATTAAACTAATGGATTATGCAGCGGAACATGCTTACACGATGACGCTTGCTGTTAGTTTGGGACATACGAGAACATTGATTGAACACCCAGCTTCGATGACTCATTCGGTAGTGCCTCCGGAACAACTTGCAGACAGGGGAATTGACGCCGGCGGAATCAGAATAGCCGTAGGACTCGAGAATGCCGACGATATTATTCAAGACCTGGAAAATTCGCTAAAAGTAATTTGA
- a CDS encoding TonB family protein: MIKYFLLLFFINICIFAQNGISRSYYPDGSIRSEISYVNDVLDGAAVEYYPNGNLKSFKEFSNGILHGKVIFYYPDGLIEREYDVKNGRKDGTERIYYSNGSLKVITVYESGKLIRRNRFDVDPQYKPLPEQYLAGNKQRELIKRKKQELICDAEICPVPIDGIESIQKNLVYPEHALLYGLEGEVILIATVDKEGNVRDVEVVKSLGLGCDEAAQEAVKKTKFIPGQTAGKPVESRVTLYVQFKIFDRTLAAKNPDVLNDEKNIEIQAPTGNLTKTEILCDNEECPYPKGGVKSINDNLEIPQIAKRLKLKGEIIIEAEINEFGIVVDTKILKGIGYGCDEAVESALYRTPFNPARDNGREVKSRVKIIFPFSYEG; encoded by the coding sequence ATGATTAAGTATTTCCTGCTATTGTTTTTTATAAACATCTGCATTTTTGCTCAAAACGGTATCAGCCGCAGCTATTATCCAGACGGCAGCATCCGGTCCGAAATCTCTTATGTAAATGATGTTTTGGACGGAGCTGCCGTTGAATATTATCCGAACGGCAATTTAAAATCCTTCAAAGAATTCAGTAACGGCATTCTGCATGGCAAGGTTATATTTTATTATCCGGACGGTTTGATCGAACGGGAATACGACGTCAAGAACGGACGGAAAGACGGAACGGAACGCATATATTATTCTAACGGTTCGCTTAAGGTAATTACAGTTTATGAAAGCGGTAAATTAATAAGGCGAAACCGCTTCGATGTCGATCCACAATATAAGCCATTGCCGGAGCAATACCTGGCAGGCAACAAACAGAGGGAATTGATAAAAAGAAAAAAACAGGAACTAATCTGCGACGCCGAAATTTGTCCTGTGCCAATCGACGGCATCGAATCAATCCAGAAAAATCTGGTTTATCCCGAGCATGCTCTGCTCTACGGACTCGAAGGCGAAGTGATACTAATTGCCACTGTCGACAAAGAAGGTAATGTAAGAGACGTTGAAGTTGTAAAAAGTCTCGGACTCGGTTGCGACGAGGCGGCGCAGGAAGCTGTCAAAAAAACTAAGTTTATTCCGGGGCAAACCGCAGGCAAACCTGTCGAAAGCCGCGTTACGCTCTATGTCCAGTTTAAAATATTCGACAGAACTCTCGCGGCAAAGAATCCTGATGTGTTAAACGACGAAAAAAATATTGAAATTCAAGCTCCGACCGGTAATTTAACTAAGACCGAGATCCTGTGCGATAATGAAGAATGTCCTTATCCGAAAGGAGGAGTAAAAAGTATAAACGACAATCTGGAAATTCCTCAGATTGCAAAAAGACTTAAGCTGAAAGGCGAAATTATTATCGAGGCGGAAATTAACGAATTCGGAATAGTTGTCGACACAAAGATTTTAAAAGGAATCGGTTACGGCTGCGACGAAGCCGTCGAATCGGCTCTTTATAGAACGCCTTTCAATCCTGCAAGAGATAACGGGAGGGAAGTAAAATCCCGCGTAAAAATAATTTTCCCGTTCAGCTACGAAGGCTGA
- a CDS encoding thioredoxin family protein, whose protein sequence is MPKKFFLEKRPHNGMTYEEYMDNFRNTVEMIKSNLDEIDDPNLDYMMMNFQRSQRIEKSYVVNDELCQMAKKIDTPQLWMVLTENWCGDSAQTLPYINKIAKCNPIIELKILERDKNLDIMDLYLTNGSRSIPKLVAFDYEGNELFQWGPRPQEAQDLIIRAKEAGKSKEEFMKELHLWYGRNRGKAIEEEFKAIIGNLIQPS, encoded by the coding sequence ATGCCAAAGAAGTTTTTCCTCGAAAAACGTCCTCACAACGGAATGACTTACGAAGAATATATGGACAATTTTCGAAATACAGTCGAAATGATAAAAAGCAATTTGGACGAAATAGACGATCCGAATCTTGATTATATGATGATGAATTTTCAAAGATCGCAGCGGATTGAAAAGAGCTACGTTGTAAATGACGAACTTTGTCAAATGGCAAAAAAAATAGATACGCCCCAGCTCTGGATGGTATTGACTGAAAATTGGTGCGGCGATTCCGCTCAGACGCTGCCTTATATAAATAAAATTGCCAAATGTAATCCGATAATAGAATTAAAGATATTGGAAAGAGATAAGAACCTGGATATAATGGATCTTTATTTGACAAACGGTTCTAGAAGCATACCTAAATTAGTCGCCTTCGATTACGAAGGGAATGAATTGTTCCAGTGGGGCCCGCGTCCCCAAGAAGCTCAGGATTTAATAATTCGAGCCAAGGAAGCGGGCAAGTCGAAAGAAGAATTTATGAAGGAATTGCATCTTTGGTACGGCAGGAACCGGGGAAAAGCTATCGAGGAAGAATTTAAGGCTATTATCGGCAACCTAATTCAGCCTTCGTAG
- a CDS encoding DUF6600 domain-containing protein: MKKTIFILILWTLATINLDATYRNRPDFYRALKPYGEWIMLGHNITVWRPTFVHTDWKPYMIGRWRWTSIGWYWVSYEPFGEIVFHYGRWEYHPRYGWIWFPDDEWGPAWVEWRYDDDYIGWAPMPYTSQFRLDIGLRISFKWITIPDYWCFVHYKHFYSRNIRDYLIHERHKRDIFYRPHFKKRHFDPPRKYYIDKRMKDYELRENNKRRESKSEIRHYGKDVGRDNEDFDRNNGDNSRRKRDGKIIRRR; this comes from the coding sequence ATGAAAAAGACGATTTTTATCTTAATCCTTTGGACATTGGCAACGATAAATTTGGACGCTACATATCGAAACCGTCCCGATTTTTACAGAGCATTGAAACCTTACGGCGAATGGATTATGCTCGGACATAATATAACTGTTTGGAGACCGACTTTTGTGCATACGGACTGGAAACCATATATGATAGGTCGCTGGAGATGGACTTCAATCGGCTGGTACTGGGTATCTTACGAACCGTTCGGGGAAATAGTTTTTCATTATGGCAGGTGGGAATATCATCCGAGATACGGTTGGATTTGGTTTCCTGACGACGAATGGGGACCGGCGTGGGTCGAATGGAGATACGACGACGACTATATCGGATGGGCGCCGATGCCCTATACTTCGCAGTTCAGACTCGATATCGGCTTGAGAATCTCTTTTAAATGGATTACCATTCCGGATTATTGGTGCTTTGTGCACTATAAACATTTCTACTCGAGAAATATCCGTGATTATTTAATTCACGAAAGACATAAAAGAGATATTTTCTACAGACCCCATTTCAAAAAACGCCATTTTGATCCGCCGCGAAAGTATTATATCGATAAAAGAATGAAGGATTATGAATTACGCGAGAATAATAAAAGAAGGGAATCAAAATCCGAGATTCGTCATTACGGAAAAGACGTCGGAAGAGATAACGAAGATTTCGATCGAAACAACGGAGATAACTCCCGACGTAAAAGGGACGGAAAAATTATCAGAAGAAGATAA
- a CDS encoding phosphoribosylaminoimidazolesuccinocarboxamide synthase — protein sequence MKNEALLHTDFDNLQLFKRGKVRDIYDLGEYYLIVSTDRISAFDVIMNEGIPNKGKVLNLISAFWFDFTRDIVDNHKITINTDEYPEECRQYKDVLNGRSMLVKKAELIPLECIVRGYITGSGWSDYKKTGKICGIELPAGLVESEKLPEPIFTPSTKAEIGLHDENITEDEAVNIVGKEAFEFMKNTSLKLYKKAAEYALSKGIIIADTKVEFGYYDGKIILIDELLTPDSSRFWPLENYEKGKTQNSFDKQYVRNYLLSINFAQKPPAPPLPEDVILNTSKKYLEALNRLTGITHVP from the coding sequence ATGAAAAACGAAGCCTTACTACATACTGATTTCGACAATTTGCAATTATTTAAAAGAGGAAAAGTCAGAGATATATACGACCTCGGGGAATATTATCTGATTGTCTCGACAGACAGGATATCTGCTTTCGACGTAATTATGAACGAGGGTATTCCAAATAAAGGGAAAGTATTGAATCTGATCTCTGCCTTCTGGTTCGATTTTACTAGAGATATTGTGGATAATCATAAGATAACTATAAATACTGACGAATATCCTGAAGAATGCCGGCAATACAAAGACGTGTTGAACGGCAGGTCGATGCTGGTAAAAAAAGCCGAATTAATACCTCTCGAATGCATCGTAAGAGGATATATAACCGGATCGGGCTGGAGCGATTACAAGAAAACGGGTAAAATATGCGGAATAGAACTTCCCGCCGGTTTGGTCGAATCTGAAAAATTACCGGAACCGATTTTTACTCCTTCCACAAAAGCCGAAATCGGTCTGCACGACGAAAATATAACGGAAGACGAAGCGGTTAATATTGTAGGCAAAGAAGCTTTTGAATTTATGAAAAATACTTCTCTGAAATTATACAAAAAAGCAGCCGAATATGCGCTTTCCAAAGGAATTATTATCGCAGATACGAAAGTTGAATTCGGGTATTACGACGGTAAAATAATATTGATTGACGAATTGCTCACGCCGGATTCGTCCCGATTTTGGCCGCTCGAAAACTATGAAAAAGGGAAAACACAAAACAGTTTCGACAAACAATACGTCAGGAATTATTTACTGTCGATTAATTTTGCCCAAAAGCCGCCTGCTCCTCCTTTGCCTGAAGATGTCATTTTGAATACTAGTAAAAAATATTTGGAAGCGCTTAACAGGTTGACCGGTATAACTCATGTTCCCTGA
- a CDS encoding DUF971 domain-containing protein, translated as MFPEKITAGKNNFVISWSDGAISEIKYANLRALCPCASCRAEAENNGKNYIPIYSEAEITVDRIEPVGNYALKIIWKDGHDTGIYEFNYLTKIAGLKT; from the coding sequence ATGTTCCCTGAAAAAATAACCGCAGGCAAAAATAATTTTGTTATAAGCTGGTCGGACGGAGCGATATCGGAAATTAAATACGCTAACTTACGAGCTTTATGTCCGTGCGCTTCATGCCGAGCGGAAGCCGAAAACAACGGAAAGAATTATATTCCGATTTATTCCGAAGCGGAGATTACCGTGGATCGGATTGAGCCGGTCGGAAATTATGCCTTGAAGATTATCTGGAAAGACGGTCACGACACCGGTATTTATGAATTTAACTATTTGACAAAAATCGCTGGTCTGAAAACCTGA
- the pgsA gene encoding CDP-diacylglycerol--glycerol-3-phosphate 3-phosphatidyltransferase, with the protein MLLPNQLTVLRIILTPVFFFLFLSGEPLLIQISALVYIIAAITDWYDGWLARKFNYITEWGKFLDPLADKILTSAAFLALVLVGILELWMVSLIIFRDILITGLRIWADYKRVSFSTSKTAKWKTFFQMAFQYYLLLIYTLKSFDSLNREYTRLFEILFDKDFIYYTMLAITIFTVYTGITYFISNWSLIKKIIGYKN; encoded by the coding sequence ATGCTACTTCCAAATCAATTAACGGTATTAAGAATCATACTTACTCCCGTCTTTTTCTTCCTTTTCCTTTCGGGCGAACCTTTGTTGATTCAAATTTCTGCCTTAGTTTACATTATCGCGGCAATAACCGACTGGTACGACGGATGGCTGGCCAGAAAATTCAATTACATCACCGAATGGGGTAAATTCCTCGACCCTTTAGCCGACAAAATTCTTACGTCGGCAGCTTTCCTCGCTCTTGTCCTCGTCGGAATTCTCGAACTCTGGATGGTGTCGCTTATTATTTTCAGGGATATTCTGATTACGGGATTAAGAATCTGGGCAGACTACAAGAGAGTATCGTTTTCCACGAGTAAAACGGCAAAGTGGAAAACTTTTTTTCAAATGGCGTTCCAATATTACTTGTTGTTGATTTATACATTGAAAAGTTTCGATTCGCTTAACAGAGAATATACCCGTTTATTTGAAATATTATTCGATAAGGATTTTATTTACTATACAATGCTGGCAATTACGATTTTCACTGTTTATACTGGTATAACTTATTTTATTTCAAACTGGTCACTAATCAAAAAAATAATTGGCTACAAAAATTAA
- a CDS encoding phosphatidylglycerophosphatase A family protein: protein MATKINNLEKLIGSGIYSGYFPYFSGTAGSMVALAIYLIPGFENPVVMLLLISFFILTGQKLALKFEKRYGIDPKEFTLDEFIGTWISLLFIPKIIWYILPAFILWRLFDILKPYPIKKLEKVGNGWGVLLDDIAAGFYTFFLVHILFYFFN from the coding sequence TTGGCTACAAAAATTAATAATCTGGAAAAATTAATCGGGTCGGGAATCTACAGCGGTTATTTCCCGTATTTCAGCGGCACTGCGGGCAGCATGGTCGCATTAGCCATTTATCTGATACCCGGTTTCGAAAATCCTGTTGTAATGCTCTTATTAATTTCCTTTTTTATTTTGACGGGACAAAAATTAGCCCTTAAATTCGAGAAGCGTTACGGAATCGATCCGAAAGAATTTACGCTCGACGAATTTATAGGAACCTGGATTTCATTACTTTTTATACCCAAAATTATTTGGTATATTTTACCTGCGTTTATTTTATGGAGATTGTTCGATATATTGAAACCATACCCTATCAAAAAACTCGAAAAAGTCGGCAACGGCTGGGGCGTTTTGTTGGACGATATTGCGGCGGGCTTCTATACTTTTTTCTTAGTCCATATATTATTTTATTTTTTCAATTAA
- a CDS encoding competence/damage-inducible protein A: MNAFLITIGDEILIGQVVNTNAAYIGEKLSELGVDVIGSSVLPDDENAIRNEFERAFNNSDLVLVTGGLGPTHDDVTRKVIVDFFDTELVMNQDVLNDIKKLFESRGRQLTKINEEQALVPKIAVPIRNSRGTAPGIWIEKENKIFIAMPGVPYEMHLMMESFVIPKLKDLMGDSKKIVLRKNLLTTGLPESHLYERLGDLKELLGEVKMAFLPNQFGVRLRITVEDDNEESAKSRIEAIEQKIRTKIGKYIYGKDDETLESVVAKLLTDRGLTLAVAESCTGGYVAHRLTNISGSSKFLERGVVAYSNAAKVELLKVDEDVISKYGAVSIEVARQMAEGVKSISGTDIGLSVTGIMGPTGATPDKPVGLVYIGICDDTICTAKEFRFGDDRHLNKDRASQAALDMIRRNLLGIPYDD; encoded by the coding sequence ATGAATGCATTTCTTATCACTATCGGTGATGAAATTCTTATCGGCCAGGTAGTCAACACAAATGCCGCCTACATCGGAGAAAAGCTTTCCGAATTGGGTGTCGACGTAATCGGTTCGTCCGTATTGCCGGACGATGAAAATGCTATCAGGAACGAATTCGAAAGAGCGTTTAATAATTCCGACCTTGTTCTTGTAACGGGAGGTCTCGGGCCTACTCACGACGACGTTACTCGTAAAGTTATTGTCGATTTTTTTGATACCGAACTTGTAATGAATCAGGACGTTTTGAACGACATCAAAAAATTATTTGAAAGCAGAGGCAGACAATTAACAAAAATAAACGAAGAACAGGCGTTGGTTCCTAAAATAGCCGTTCCTATTCGTAACAGCCGAGGAACCGCTCCCGGCATCTGGATTGAAAAAGAAAATAAGATATTTATAGCAATGCCGGGCGTACCTTACGAAATGCATCTTATGATGGAAAGTTTTGTAATCCCGAAATTAAAAGATTTGATGGGCGACAGCAAAAAGATTGTATTGAGAAAAAATTTGCTGACTACCGGATTACCCGAATCGCACCTTTACGAACGCCTCGGCGACTTGAAAGAATTATTGGGCGAAGTTAAAATGGCTTTTTTACCAAATCAGTTTGGAGTACGACTCAGAATTACGGTTGAAGATGATAACGAAGAGTCGGCAAAATCGCGCATCGAAGCCATTGAACAAAAAATAAGGACAAAAATCGGCAAATATATTTACGGCAAAGACGACGAGACCCTGGAATCGGTAGTCGCCAAACTTCTTACCGATAGGGGATTAACGTTAGCAGTGGCGGAGTCGTGCACCGGCGGATACGTCGCTCATCGTTTGACTAATATTAGCGGCAGCAGTAAATTTCTGGAAAGAGGTGTCGTAGCATACAGCAATGCGGCTAAAGTGGAATTGCTCAAAGTGGACGAAGATGTAATTTCCAAATACGGCGCTGTAAGCATCGAAGTGGCGCGGCAAATGGCCGAAGGAGTAAAATCGATTAGCGGAACCGATATAGGCCTGTCTGTTACCGGTATTATGGGACCTACCGGCGCCACTCCCGATAAACCGGTAGGATTGGTTTATATCGGAATTTGCGACGATACAATTTGTACGGCGAAGGAATTTCGCTTTGGCGACGACAGACATCTTAATAAAGACCGCGCTTCACAGGCCGCTCTCGATATGATAAGAAGAAATTTACTCGGTATTCCGTATGACGATTAG
- the thpR gene encoding RNA 2',3'-cyclic phosphodiesterase gives MTIRTFIALDLPEFVLNRIIELRDSFFENVSDLKWESRNKLHITLKFLGDTDENLIPDISRSLADLADRYSPFSLKISKAGLFYRNGKPAILYLDFLENEYLLRFHEEIENIMENFGFKKENRKFKTHLTLLRIKNDRHLNRIKNFTKLGIDLPEFISDEITLYRSILKPAGSVYQPIESFKLNNRRNNGA, from the coding sequence ATGACGATTAGAACGTTTATTGCGCTCGATTTGCCTGAATTTGTTTTAAACAGGATTATCGAACTTCGCGATTCTTTCTTTGAAAATGTATCCGACTTGAAATGGGAAAGCAGAAATAAGCTTCACATTACGCTGAAATTCCTGGGCGATACGGATGAAAATCTGATACCGGATATTTCACGTTCGCTGGCCGATCTGGCAGATAGATATTCGCCGTTTTCTTTGAAAATATCGAAGGCAGGGCTTTTTTACAGAAACGGAAAACCCGCCATTCTCTATCTCGATTTTTTGGAAAATGAATACCTTCTTCGATTCCACGAGGAAATTGAAAATATAATGGAAAATTTTGGCTTCAAAAAAGAAAACAGAAAATTCAAAACTCACCTGACGTTGCTGAGAATAAAAAACGACAGGCATTTGAATCGGATTAAAAATTTTACAAAATTAGGTATTGATTTACCCGAATTCATTTCAGATGAAATTACTTTGTACAGAAGCATACTTAAACCGGCGGGTTCGGTTTATCAACCGATTGAAAGTTTTAAATTGAATAACAGGAGGAATAATGGCGCTTGA